From Deltaproteobacteria bacterium:
GGGGCACGGCGCCGGTGAGGGGGTGCCGATCCCCGACGTCAGCTCCACCGAGGTGCGGGCCCGGCTCGCCGCGGGCCAGAGCGTGGATCACCTGGTCCCGGCCCGGGTCGCGAAGCTGGCCGGGGCGGCGGCCCACTACCGCCGCGGCTGATCAGCGCCGCCCGGCCAGGCGCCGGCTGCGGGCGATGAGCAGCTCGTAGACCTTCCGCAGGTCGGCCGGCAGGCCCCGCAGGGCCTCCCGGTGAGCGGCGAGGACGGCCTCGTCGCCCCGGGCCACCGGCCCGGTCAGGGCGCGCGCTGGATCTCCCTCCCGCTCGATCGCCTCGAGGACGCCCCGGGAGAGGGCGAGCAGCCCCGAGAGGGCGTCGTCGCGGGAGAGCCCCGCCCCGGCCGCCAGCTCGAGGGAGGCATCCATGAGCGCGCAGAGGTTCCCGGCGGCGTTCACCGCGGCGGCGTGGTAGCGCGCCCGGGCCCGGGGGCCCCCCGCGAGGGTGGCGGTGCGCAGGGAGAGCGCGCCGGCCAGCGCCTCCAGGAGGGGCAGGGCCTCCGCCTCGCCCTCGAGCACGGCGAGGGTGCCCGGCAGCCGGGCGAGGTCCTCGGCGGGATCGACGAAGGCCCGCAGGGGGTGGAGCGAGCCCACCGCCGCGCCCTCCCGGGCGCAGGGCTCGAGCACCGAGAGGTCGAGGGCACCGGCGCAGTGGGCCACGGTCTGCCCCGGGCCGATCCGCCCGCGCTCGGCCAGGCGGCGCGCCAGGGAGCCGAGGGCGTCGTCGCCGGCGCAGAGGAGCACGAGGTCCGCCTTGCGGATCCCGGGCGGCAGCTCCCCGCCGCTGCAGGGGCCGTGGGTGAGCCCCCGGAGGAGGCGGCGGGTCTGGCGGGCCCGGGCCTCGCCGCGGTTCCAGGTGCCGGCGAGGCGGAAGCCGCCCGCGCCGCGGGCGAGCGCCAGCGCCAGGGTCCGACCGAGTCGACCGGCGCCCACGACGAAGACGCCGCGCGGCCCGGCCGGGCTCATCGCGCGACGCCGACCTGCGGGGGAAGGCAGTCGAAGCGCAGCTCGTCGCGCTCGCTCACCGCGATGGTGATCGTGAGCCCCCGCTCGATCTCGCCCCGGAGGATCCGGTCGGCCAGGGGCGCCTCGACCAGGCGCTGGATGGTCTGCCGCATGGGCCGGGCGCCGAGCTCGACGTCGTAGCCGCCGTGCTCGAGGAGGTGGGTGATGACCTCCTCGCCGGCCTCGAAGACGATCTCCCGCTCGGCCGCCAGCTTGCGGCTGCTCTCCTCGAGGAGGAGGCGGGCGACGGAGCGCACCTCGACGGGGGTGAGGGGTGAGAAGGTGAGGCGCTCGTCGATGCGGTTCCAGAGCTCGGGGGGCAGGGACTTGCGCGCCAGCTCCAGGGCCCGGCTCTGGTTCTCGGCCTGACCCTCGTCGGCGTTCGCCCCGAAGCCCACCCGGCCGCCGCTCTTGGCGAAGGCGGAGGCGCCGAGGTTGGAGGTGAGCAGCACGACGGTGTGGGTGAAGGAGACCTGCCGGCCGCGGCCGTCGGTGAGGTGACCCTCGTCGAGGACCTGGAGCAGGAGCTGGAGCACGTCCCGGTGGGCCTTCTCGATCTCGTCGAGGAGGAGGACGCAGAAGGGGCGGCGGCGGACGGCCTCGGTGAGCTGGCCGCCCTCCTCGTGGCCGACGTAGCCCGGGGGGGAGCCGATGAGGCGCGCCACCGTGTTCGGCTCGCCGAACTCGCTCATGTCCACCCGCACCAGGGCCTCGGGGCCTCCGTAGAGGAAGTCGGCCAGGGCCTTGGCGAGCTCGGTCTTGCCCACGCCGGTGGGGCCGAGGAGGAGGAAGGAGCCCATCGGGCGGTGGGAGTCGAAGCCGGCGTAGTTGCGCCGCACGACCTCCGCGACCCGCTGCAGCACCTCGCGGTGGCCGATGATGCGCTTGCCGAGGGCCTCCTCCATCTCGAGGAGGCGCTCCTGATCGGTGAGGAGGAGGCGCTCCTCCGGGACCCGCGCCGTCTGGGAGATCACCCGGGCGATGTGCTCGGGGGTGACCTCCTCGTCGCCCTGCCGGCGGGCCCGGGAGCCCGCCAGGTCGATGACGGCGATGGCCTTGTCGGGGAGGCAGCGGTCACTGACGTAGCGCTCGGCCAGGCGGGCAGCGGTCTCGAGGGCCTCGCGGCGATAGGGCACGCGGTGGTGGGCCTCGTAGCGCTCGATGATGCCCTCGAGGATCTTGCAGGTGTCCTCGACGCTCGGCTCGGGGACCTGCACCGGCGTGAAGCGCCGCTCGAGGGCGGCGTCCGACTCGATGAACTTGCGGTACTCGTCGTGGGTGGTGGCCCCGATGCAGGGGAACTCGCCGCGCGAGAGGGCGGCCTTCAGCTCGTTGGCCGCGTCCTGGGGGCCGTCGCCGGTGGCCCCGGCGCCGATGAGGGTGTGGATCTCGTCGATGAAGACGATGACCCGGCCCCCCGAGAGGCGCACCTCGTCCTTGATGCCGTTGAGCTTCTCCGAGAAGGAGCCCCGCAGGTGGGTGCCGGCGAGGATCGAGGCCATGTCGAGCTCGATGATGATCTTCTCGCCGATGGGGCCGGCGCGTGCGCCGAGCTCGAGGGCGGAGAGGGCGAGGCCCTCGACGATGGCGGTCTTGCCGACGCCCGGCTCGCCGACGAGCACCGGGTTGTTGGTGCGGCGCTTGCCGAGGATGTCGATGACCTCCTCGACCTCCTTCTCGCGGCCGACCAGGGGATCGAAGGCGCCCTGGTGGGCGAGGCTGGTGAGGTTCCGGCCCAGGCTGGTCAGCCAGGGGTACTGCTCGGGGTCCAGCTCGTGGGGGCCGGAGAGCTCCTCTTCGGGCTCGGGAGGGAGGTGGGCCTCCTCCAGGGGCTCGGGCTCGGCGCGGGCCTGGCCCTGCGCCTCGGCCCGGCGCTCCTCCTCGGACTGCGTGGCCGGCTGGTCCCAGCGGCGGCGGCTCGGCTGCGGCCCCGGACCCGGCTCGACGGTGTGGGCCGAGGACTGGGGGGCCGGCTGGGCGCTGCCTCGCTTGCCCGGGAAGCGTCCCCGCTCGGGGGTGCGCCGCGGTGGGCGCGGCGGTGGATCGACCCGGTAGCGGCGGGGGAGGGTGCCGGTGAGGAGGCTCATCGCCTGGTTGCGGGTGGCGACGATGTCCAGGCCCGCGCGGGCGAGCACCCGGTGGGCGGCGATCTCGCGGGTGCGCAGGAAGGCCACCAGCAGGTGGAGGCAGCCGGCCTCCCGGCTGTTCATCTGCCGGGCCAGGGTGTGGGCCCGCGAGACGAGGTCGTCGATGATCTCCTGACCCTCGCCGACCACCCGCTTCACGGCCTCGAGGACCCGGTCCTCGTCCACCCCGCGCTCGCGCAGGAGGATCTCCGCGGGGTTGGGCACGGTGAAGAGCGCCAGCAGCACGTGGGTGCTGGAGAGGGTCTGGCCCACGTTGTGGGCGATGTCCGTGGCCTCTTCTAGGACCAGCTCGAGATCTGGGGAGTTGCGCGTTCGCATGTTCGTGAGGATTCGCGACCGGAACGCCTCACCCGATCACTCGCCACCGTCCGGCGGAGGCGCGCGAAGTATGGCATGGGGATCGGGTGGCAGCAACGCGCCCTTCCGGGGCCGGATCCGGGGCCTCGGCGCCTCCTGCGTCGTCAGCCGGGACCGGATGCGGTAGAAGCCGCGCCATGTCCGTGCTCACCATTGGCATCGCTGGCGGAACCGCCTCTGGCAAGTCCACTGTCGCCCGGCGCATCGCCGTGGCCCTCGCCGGTCACCCGGTGGTCTTCCTCGATCAGGACGCCTACTACCGGGAGCTCGATCACCTCTCGGAGGAGGAGCGGGCGAAGATCAACTTCGACCACCCGGACGCCTTCGACGTCGAGCTCCTCGTCGAGCACATCCGCTCCCTCAGGGAGGGGAGGGGGGTCGAGAAGCCGGTCTACTCCTTCACCCACCACACGCGCACCGAGGAGACCATCCCCCTCGAGCCCGGCCCGGTGGTGGTGGTGGAGGGGATCCTCGTCCTCTCCCTCCCGCCGGTGCGCGAGCTGCTCGACCTGAAGATCTACGTCGACACCGACGACGACGTGCGCGTCGCCCGCCGGATCGAGCGCGACGTCCGCGAGCGCGGCCGGACCTTGAGCGGCGTCATCGAGCAGTACTTCGACACGGTCCGCCCCATGCACTGGAGCTTCGTCGAGCCCTCGAAGCGCTACGCCGACGTGATCATCCCCCACGGCGGGCACTCCGACGCCGCGGTGGGGATGGTGGTCGACACCATCCGCGCCCGCCTGGACCGCTGACCTACTGCTCGATCGCGGCCGGGTAGAGCTGGATCGGGGAGGGGGTGTGCCGGGGGCGGCCGCTCTTGGCGATCGCCCGGCGCAGGGTGCGCTGGAGGTTCTTCACCAGGGCCTCCAGGCTGCCCGAGCCGCGCTCGAGGTTGCGGCGGAAGAGGGCGATGGTCTGGCCCTCGCCGGTCTCCCGGAGATCCCAGAGCGCCAGCGGCGAGAGGGGGCCCAGGCGCCCCCGAGGAGGCAGAGCCTCGACGACGATCTCGAAGCGGCGGATCCGCGACTTCCAGGCCGGGGCGAGCTGCTCGATCGCGCGCTCCACGGCTCCCTCGAAGGTCCGCGTGGTCGAGAGGAAGGGGGTGGGGAAGGTCTCCGGATCGAGGCGGCGGGCGCGCTCGGCGTGGCGGAGCGCCTCGTCGGACTCCCCGAGGTGCTCGGCGATCAGGCCGAGGTACCAGTGAGCCAGGGCCTCGTCGGGCTCCAGGGCGAGGGCGAGGTCGAAGCACTCGGCGGCGGCCTCCAGGGCGCCGAGCTCGAAGTGGGCCATGCCCCGCTGGAGGTGGAGGTCGGTGTTCTCCTCGGCGTCGAAGCCGGCGAGGCGCACGACGGCCTCCGCCGGGCGGCCGAGGCTGGTCAGCGCCCGGGCGCAGGTCAGCGCGAACTCCAGGGTCAGCCCCTCGTCCTCCTTGCGGGCGGCGAGGGTGCCCCCGAGCTCGCCGAGCGCCAGCGCCTCCTCCAGGGCCGGAGCGTCGGTCGAGAGCTCACCGGTGAGGAGGTCGCAGAGGCCGAGGAGGAGCTCGGGATCACCGGGGGCCAGGGTCAGGCCCTCGTGGAAGGCCCGATCGGCGGCCCGCGGCTGCCCGAGGGCGGCCAGGGAGGCCGCCAGGTAGTGGTGGGCCGGGACGGAGTCGGGGGAGAGGGCGACCGCCGTCGCCGCCGCATCCCGGGCGCGTTCGAAGTCCTGCTCGGCGTAGGCCGAGGCGGCCATCCGCAAGGTGTTCCGCAAGGTGGGTCGGCTCATCGCAGCGAGCCTATCCGACGGATCGACCCTTGCCGAATTTGTGGCCGCTCCTGGGGGGGGAACGTGGTAGGGGTCGGGCATGGGACTGCACGCTGGGAGGTCTCGGAGGGGCGGGCGCGAGGCGCAGGGCGTGCTCTACGCCATCCTCCGCTGCGGCAAGTTCCGCTGCGCCCTCGAGGCCCAGCAGGTGGAGGGCTTCGACGCCGCCGCCGAGGGGGAGCCCGTCCTGCCGCTGGCCGAGCGGCTCGGCCTGCCCAGCCTCCTCCCCGAGGGGAGGCTCGCCGAGCACGTGCACCTCGTCGGGGGAGGGCTGCCGCTCCTGGTCGACGAGGTCGAGACCATCCTCAACCCGGGGAGCGCGACGGTGATGGAGCTGCCGACCCTCACCCGCCTCTCCCGGCCCGTCTTCCGGGGGGTCCTCTGCCTGGAGGACGGCGCGATCCTCCCGGTGCTCGACGTCGAGGTGTTGCGGGCGATGGACGCGGAGGTGCGGGGGTGATCGAGCGGGTGCTCCTGGTGCGCGCGGGCGCCGACCGCTTCGGGATCCCGCTCTCCCTCTCCCTCGGGGTGGTGGACGCGCAGGTCACGCCGCTGCCCTGCACCGCGCAGGAGCAGGCCGGCCTGCTCCTCCACGAGGGGAGCCTCTTCCCGGTCTTCGATCCGGCCCCGCTCCTGGAGCTCCACTCGCCCCTCCTGACCGGCGCGATCGCCGTCCTCCTCGAGGTCGCCGGCGAGCCCCTGGCGCTCCTCTGCGACGGGGTGGAGGGGACGGCCCCCCTCGATCCGCAGACGGGTCTCACCGAGGGCGGGCTGGCCCCCATCGACCTGCCCGCGGCCTTCCCCGAGCTCTCGGCCGGCGGCGGCCGCTGAGGCCTCCGCCGCCGCTCGGGTCATCCGATCGTAACCTGCCAGGAATTCAGGCTTTTGGACCGGAAACGGGCCCGTCAGCTTGTTGACACCCTCCTGGAACGCGAGTACGGTCGCCGAGCGTTTTTTTGGTCGGATTCCCTTTGCATTTAC
This genomic window contains:
- a CDS encoding DUF2520 domain-containing protein → MSPAGPRGVFVVGAGRLGRTLALALARGAGGFRLAGTWNRGEARARQTRRLLRGLTHGPCSGGELPPGIRKADLVLLCAGDDALGSLARRLAERGRIGPGQTVAHCAGALDLSVLEPCAREGAAVGSLHPLRAFVDPAEDLARLPGTLAVLEGEAEALPLLEALAGALSLRTATLAGGPRARARYHAAAVNAAGNLCALMDASLELAAGAGLSRDDALSGLLALSRGVLEAIEREGDPARALTGPVARGDEAVLAAHREALRGLPADLRKVYELLIARSRRLAGRR
- a CDS encoding ATP-dependent Clp protease ATP-binding subunit, which gives rise to MRTRNSPDLELVLEEATDIAHNVGQTLSSTHVLLALFTVPNPAEILLRERGVDEDRVLEAVKRVVGEGQEIIDDLVSRAHTLARQMNSREAGCLHLLVAFLRTREIAAHRVLARAGLDIVATRNQAMSLLTGTLPRRYRVDPPPRPPRRTPERGRFPGKRGSAQPAPQSSAHTVEPGPGPQPSRRRWDQPATQSEEERRAEAQGQARAEPEPLEEAHLPPEPEEELSGPHELDPEQYPWLTSLGRNLTSLAHQGAFDPLVGREKEVEEVIDILGKRRTNNPVLVGEPGVGKTAIVEGLALSALELGARAGPIGEKIIIELDMASILAGTHLRGSFSEKLNGIKDEVRLSGGRVIVFIDEIHTLIGAGATGDGPQDAANELKAALSRGEFPCIGATTHDEYRKFIESDAALERRFTPVQVPEPSVEDTCKILEGIIERYEAHHRVPYRREALETAARLAERYVSDRCLPDKAIAVIDLAGSRARRQGDEEVTPEHIARVISQTARVPEERLLLTDQERLLEMEEALGKRIIGHREVLQRVAEVVRRNYAGFDSHRPMGSFLLLGPTGVGKTELAKALADFLYGGPEALVRVDMSEFGEPNTVARLIGSPPGYVGHEEGGQLTEAVRRRPFCVLLLDEIEKAHRDVLQLLLQVLDEGHLTDGRGRQVSFTHTVVLLTSNLGASAFAKSGGRVGFGANADEGQAENQSRALELARKSLPPELWNRIDERLTFSPLTPVEVRSVARLLLEESSRKLAAEREIVFEAGEEVITHLLEHGGYDVELGARPMRQTIQRLVEAPLADRILRGEIERGLTITIAVSERDELRFDCLPPQVGVAR
- the udk gene encoding uridine kinase yields the protein MSVLTIGIAGGTASGKSTVARRIAVALAGHPVVFLDQDAYYRELDHLSEEERAKINFDHPDAFDVELLVEHIRSLREGRGVEKPVYSFTHHTRTEETIPLEPGPVVVVEGILVLSLPPVRELLDLKIYVDTDDDVRVARRIERDVRERGRTLSGVIEQYFDTVRPMHWSFVEPSKRYADVIIPHGGHSDAAVGMVVDTIRARLDR
- a CDS encoding tetratricopeptide repeat protein; its protein translation is MSRPTLRNTLRMAASAYAEQDFERARDAAATAVALSPDSVPAHHYLAASLAALGQPRAADRAFHEGLTLAPGDPELLLGLCDLLTGELSTDAPALEEALALGELGGTLAARKEDEGLTLEFALTCARALTSLGRPAEAVVRLAGFDAEENTDLHLQRGMAHFELGALEAAAECFDLALALEPDEALAHWYLGLIAEHLGESDEALRHAERARRLDPETFPTPFLSTTRTFEGAVERAIEQLAPAWKSRIRRFEIVVEALPPRGRLGPLSPLALWDLRETGEGQTIALFRRNLERGSGSLEALVKNLQRTLRRAIAKSGRPRHTPSPIQLYPAAIEQ
- a CDS encoding chemotaxis protein CheW, giving the protein MIERVLLVRAGADRFGIPLSLSLGVVDAQVTPLPCTAQEQAGLLLHEGSLFPVFDPAPLLELHSPLLTGAIAVLLEVAGEPLALLCDGVEGTAPLDPQTGLTEGGLAPIDLPAAFPELSAGGGR